From the genome of Vicia villosa cultivar HV-30 ecotype Madison, WI linkage group LG2, Vvil1.0, whole genome shotgun sequence, one region includes:
- the LOC131653854 gene encoding phosphatidylinositol N-acetylglucosaminyltransferase subunit A-like yields MGDDPGGKHRILMVSDFFYPNFGGVENHIYYLSQCLLNLGHKVVVATHAYGNRSGVRYMTGGLKVYYVPWRPFVMQNTFPTIYGLLPIIRTILIRERVTVVHGHQAFSTFCHEALMHARTMGYKVVFTDHSLYGFADIGSIHMNKVLQFTLADVTQAICVSHTSKENTVLRSGLPPEKVFVIPNAVDTSMFKPAAACPRTLEEIVIVVISRLVYRKGVDLLVEVIPEVCRLHPNVRFIVGGDGAKRVRLEEMREKHSLQDRVEMLGAVPHAQVRSVLISGHIFLNSSLTEAFCIAILEAASCGLLTVSTRVGGVPEVLPDDMVVLAEPDPSDMVYAIQKAIYMLPKIDPQDMHNRMRELYDWNDVAKRTEIVYDRALKCSNQNLLERLSRYLACGAWAGKLFCLVMIVGYLFWQLLELWQPADDIEEVPDFTLPHNHDDEILENAQ; encoded by the exons ATGGGTGATGATCCAGGAGGAAAGCATAGAATCCTGATGGTTTCGGATTTTTTCTACCCCAACTTTGGTGGCGTCGAGAATCACATTTATTATCTCTCACAATGTTTACTCAACTTAGGACACAAG GTGGTGGTTGCAACTCATGCTTATGGAAATCGATCCGGGGTTAGATATATGACTGGTGGTTTGAAAGTATACTATGTTCCATGGAGACCATTTGTTATGCAGAATACGTTCCCAACAATCTATGGGTTATTACCAATTATAAGAACTATTCTTATACGAGAAAGGGTTACAGTGGTGCATGGGCACCAAGCCTTTTCAACGTTTTGTCATGAAGCTCTCATGCATGCAAGAACCATGGGATACAAGGTTGTGTTTACTGATCATTCGCTCTATGGTTTTGCTGATATTGGAAGCATCCATATGAATAAGGTGTTGCAGTTTACCTTGGCAGATGTGACTCAAGCCATATGTGTTTCTCATACAAGCAAGGAAAACACCGTGTTGAGGTCAGGTTTGCCGCCAGAGAAAGTTTTTGTAATACCTAATGCTGTTGACACTTCCATGTTCAAGCCAGCAGCTGCTTGTCCAAGAACATTGGAAGAGATCGTTATTGTTGTTATCAGCCGGTTGGTTTATCGGAAGGGGGTTGATTTGCTTGTTGAAGTCATCCCAGAAGTATGCCGGTTACATCCCAAT GTTCGTTTCATTGTTGGAGGTGATGGAGCTAAGCGCGTGCGgttggaagagatgagagaaAAGCATTCTCTACAAGATCGAGTAGAAATGTTGGGAGCTGTGCCACATGCACAAGTCCGATCTGTTCTAATAAGTGGGCATATCTTCTTAAATAG TTCCTTGACAGAAGCTTTTTGCATAGCTATATTAGAGGCGGCTAGTTGTGGATTGTTAACAGTCAGCACGCGTGTTGGTGGAGTTCCTGAG GTTTTGCCGGATGACATGGTTGTTTTAGCAGAACCTGATCCAAGTGATATGGTGTATGCAATACAAAAGGCCATATATATGCTGCCAAAAATTGATCCACAAGATATGCATAATCGA ATGAGGGAGCTCTACGACTGGAATGATGTTGCCAAAAGAACTGAAATTGTGTATGACCGTGCTCTAAAGTGTTCGAATCAAAATCTACTAGAGCGTCTCTCACG ATACCTCGCATGTGGAGCGTGGGCAGGGAAGCTGTTTTGCTTGGTTATGATTGTTGGTTATCTGTTTTGGCAGCTATTGGAACTATGGCAG CCTGCAGATGATATTGAAGAGGTTCCGGATTTCACTCTTCCACACAACCATGATGACGAGATATTAGAAAATGCACAATGA